In Microbulbifer salipaludis, a genomic segment contains:
- a CDS encoding mechanosensitive ion channel family protein, which translates to MDTEFDLASTWSQWQAALTSPEAFSQAVIILLVYVLAWVLSQRILKLLPVLAGPPASPENQPVRLLLFRCGKLLFPLLAILLLKIAAAFVPLVSGGNWLVQFALAVALVLLFRSFVRTVIRNRTVAKLFLWVGMPILFLYVLGVLDDVVQVLDSMAIQVGNIRLTAYGIVRTAIFGSLLFWLGRVSNSTGQTIIRKQETLDFRTREVVAKLFEIGLFVIIAVLILQLMGINLTALAVFGGAVGVGIGFGLQTIASNFISGIIIILDRSVSVGDYIEMEDGRKGLVTQLNMRSTTLETFDGKDIVVPNEKFVSNSFINWTHKNKKQRYRVDFGVGYNTNVRELVEIIKETVASHPKVLSGPEVPLEERPDCEIDSFGDNGVNMFVEFWMEGIDDGRNRVGGDLLLMILETLQEHGIEIPFPQRDVRLVSVPEKQVPVDA; encoded by the coding sequence ATGGATACCGAGTTCGATTTAGCAAGCACCTGGTCGCAGTGGCAGGCTGCACTCACTTCGCCGGAGGCGTTTAGCCAGGCCGTTATTATTCTGCTGGTGTATGTTCTCGCCTGGGTGCTGTCTCAGCGCATTCTGAAACTGTTGCCGGTGTTGGCTGGCCCTCCGGCGTCTCCGGAAAACCAGCCTGTACGCCTGTTGCTGTTTCGCTGTGGGAAGCTGCTGTTTCCGCTGCTCGCGATATTACTGCTGAAAATAGCGGCGGCGTTTGTACCGCTGGTCAGCGGCGGTAACTGGCTGGTGCAGTTTGCGCTGGCGGTGGCGCTGGTGCTGCTCTTCCGCTCGTTCGTGCGCACGGTGATCCGCAATCGCACGGTGGCGAAACTGTTTCTGTGGGTGGGGATGCCCATCCTGTTCCTCTATGTGCTGGGGGTGCTGGATGACGTAGTGCAGGTGCTGGACTCGATGGCCATACAGGTGGGGAATATTCGCCTGACCGCCTATGGCATTGTGCGTACCGCCATCTTTGGCTCGCTGTTGTTCTGGCTGGGCCGGGTCTCTAATTCCACCGGGCAGACCATCATTCGCAAGCAGGAAACCCTGGATTTCCGCACCCGTGAAGTCGTGGCCAAACTGTTTGAGATTGGCCTGTTCGTCATTATTGCGGTGCTGATTCTGCAGTTGATGGGCATCAACCTCACTGCACTTGCCGTGTTTGGGGGTGCGGTTGGTGTGGGTATCGGCTTCGGCCTGCAGACAATCGCCTCGAATTTCATATCGGGGATCATCATCATTCTCGATCGCTCGGTATCCGTCGGTGACTATATCGAGATGGAGGATGGCCGGAAGGGGCTGGTCACACAGCTCAATATGCGCTCGACCACGCTGGAAACCTTCGATGGTAAAGACATCGTGGTGCCCAATGAAAAGTTCGTATCAAATTCCTTTATCAACTGGACGCACAAAAACAAGAAACAGCGCTACCGTGTGGACTTCGGGGTTGGCTACAACACCAATGTCCGCGAGCTGGTGGAGATCATCAAGGAAACCGTGGCCAGTCACCCGAAAGTCTTGAGTGGCCCCGAGGTGCCATTGGAAGAACGCCCCGACTGCGAAATCGACAGTTTCGGTGATAACGGGGTGAATATGTTTGTGGAGTTCTGGATGGAGGGCATCGATGACGGGCGCAACCGGGTGGGTGGTGATCTGTTGCTGATGATCCTCGAGACCCTGCAGGAACACGGCATCGAAATTCCATTTCCGCAACGCGATGTGCGCCTTGTCAGTGTGCCGGAAAAACAGGTTCCGGTGGACGCCTGA
- a CDS encoding cation:proton antiporter regulatory subunit, whose amino-acid sequence MTVSRGYGVSEIYIPEGSRFVGKTIAETQLDEHDINVLTLYRGAKIIPNPKHERVLEPNDKLLCFGKLEAMRGMVPAKTRRRRQPDVADLPADAYSASDAEALE is encoded by the coding sequence CTGACGGTCAGCCGGGGCTACGGCGTCAGTGAAATCTATATACCGGAAGGGTCCAGGTTTGTGGGCAAGACGATTGCCGAGACGCAACTGGATGAGCACGACATCAATGTGCTTACCCTGTACCGGGGCGCCAAGATTATTCCAAATCCCAAGCACGAGCGAGTGCTTGAACCCAACGACAAACTGCTGTGTTTTGGCAAGCTGGAAGCCATGCGTGGCATGGTGCCTGCCAAGACTCGTCGCCGCCGTCAGCCAGACGTTGCGGACCTGCCCGCGGATGCCTATAGCGCGTCGGATGCCGAGGCGCTGGAGTAG
- the ahpF gene encoding alkyl hydroperoxide reductase subunit F, translating into MLDANVKKQLDTYLQNIVTPIEISVSVDSSPKAAELNDLASEIASLSSKIDLKQENRKRTPSMAIAPAGETPRVSFAGIPMGHEFTSLVLALLQAGGHPSKVDPELQEQIRTIQGDFHFETYISLSCQNCPDVVQALNLMAKLNPNITHEMIDGALFQDEVDERQIMAVPAVYLNGEHFGQGRMDLEEIVARIDTGAEARQVQELNEREPYDVLVLGGGPAGAAAAIYAARKGIRTGLVAERFGGQVMDTVGIENFISVPYTEGPKLSASLEQHVKEYGVDIITGQRAAQLKRDQLIALELESGATLASKSVILATGARWRELGVPGEAEYRNKGVAYCPHCDGPFFKGKHVAVIGGGNSGIEAAIDLAGIVKHVTVLEFADTLRADDVLVRKARSMANIDIITNAQTTEVLGDGNKVNGLQYTDRVSGESKQVELAGVFVQIGLVPNTEFLKDSGLEMNRMGEIVIDSRGATSIPGVFAAGDATTVPYKQIVISMGAGATAALGAFDHLIRTSVSDEPAESESGSVTDAASEPLSMAS; encoded by the coding sequence ATGTTGGACGCAAACGTAAAGAAACAACTGGACACCTATCTGCAGAATATCGTTACGCCGATCGAGATCAGTGTGTCCGTCGACAGCAGCCCCAAGGCTGCTGAACTGAACGACCTTGCCAGCGAAATCGCAAGCCTCTCCAGCAAGATCGATTTGAAGCAGGAAAACCGCAAACGCACCCCGAGCATGGCCATTGCGCCAGCCGGAGAGACACCGCGTGTGAGCTTCGCCGGTATCCCCATGGGCCACGAATTCACCTCCCTGGTGCTCGCCCTGCTGCAAGCCGGCGGCCACCCTTCCAAGGTGGACCCGGAGCTGCAGGAGCAGATTCGCACTATCCAGGGCGACTTCCACTTTGAAACCTATATCTCGCTGTCGTGCCAGAACTGTCCGGACGTAGTCCAGGCCCTGAACCTGATGGCGAAACTGAATCCCAATATCACCCACGAGATGATCGACGGCGCCCTGTTTCAGGACGAGGTCGACGAGCGCCAGATCATGGCGGTACCGGCGGTGTACCTGAACGGTGAGCATTTTGGCCAGGGCCGCATGGATCTGGAAGAAATCGTGGCCAGAATCGACACCGGTGCCGAGGCGCGCCAGGTGCAAGAGTTAAACGAGCGCGAACCTTACGACGTGCTGGTGTTGGGCGGTGGCCCCGCCGGCGCCGCCGCGGCGATTTACGCCGCGCGCAAGGGCATCCGCACCGGTCTTGTGGCCGAACGTTTTGGTGGCCAGGTGATGGATACCGTGGGTATCGAAAACTTTATTTCAGTCCCTTACACCGAGGGCCCGAAACTGTCCGCCAGCCTGGAGCAGCACGTGAAAGAGTACGGCGTCGACATCATTACCGGTCAGCGCGCAGCCCAGCTGAAGCGTGACCAGCTGATTGCGCTGGAACTGGAAAGCGGTGCCACCCTGGCGAGCAAATCCGTGATTCTCGCCACCGGCGCACGCTGGCGCGAGCTGGGAGTACCCGGCGAAGCCGAATACCGCAACAAGGGCGTAGCCTACTGTCCGCACTGCGACGGCCCCTTCTTCAAGGGCAAACATGTAGCCGTGATCGGCGGTGGTAACTCCGGTATCGAAGCCGCCATCGATCTGGCGGGGATCGTCAAGCACGTCACCGTGCTGGAGTTCGCCGACACCCTGCGCGCCGATGACGTGCTGGTACGCAAGGCGCGCTCTATGGCCAACATCGACATCATCACCAATGCACAGACCACCGAGGTGCTCGGCGATGGCAACAAGGTCAATGGCCTGCAGTACACCGACCGTGTCAGCGGCGAAAGCAAACAAGTGGAGCTGGCGGGCGTCTTTGTACAGATCGGCCTGGTGCCGAACACGGAATTCCTCAAGGACAGCGGCCTGGAAATGAACCGCATGGGCGAGATCGTGATCGACAGCCGCGGTGCCACCTCCATCCCCGGGGTGTTCGCCGCCGGCGATGCCACCACCGTGCCGTACAAGCAGATCGTGATCTCCATGGGTGCCGGTGCCACCGCCGCACTCGGCGCCTTCGACCACCTGATTCGCACTTCGGTCAGTGATGAACCGGCAGAGTCCGAGTCAGGTTCCGTGACGGATGCCGCATCAGAGCCCCTGTCGATGGCCAGCTGA
- the ahpC gene encoding alkyl hydroperoxide reductase subunit C has translation MANYINSEIKPFNAKAYQSGDFFDVSDADLKGKWSVVFFYPADFTFVCPTELGDLADNYAEFQKLGVEIYSVSTDTHFTHKAWHDTSETIGKIQFPMIGDPTGTITRNFGVMIEEEGIADRGTFVIDPEGRIQIVEINAGGIGRDAQDLLRKIKAAQYVAAHPGEVCPAKWKEGEETLAPSLDLVGKI, from the coding sequence ATGGCTAACTACATCAACAGTGAAATCAAACCGTTCAACGCCAAGGCCTACCAGTCTGGTGACTTCTTCGACGTGTCCGACGCGGACCTGAAGGGCAAATGGTCCGTCGTCTTCTTCTACCCGGCAGACTTCACCTTCGTGTGCCCTACCGAGCTGGGCGACTTGGCGGACAACTACGCCGAATTCCAGAAGCTGGGCGTTGAGATCTACTCCGTGTCCACCGATACCCACTTCACCCACAAGGCGTGGCACGACACTTCGGAGACCATCGGCAAGATCCAGTTCCCGATGATCGGCGACCCCACCGGCACCATTACCCGCAACTTCGGTGTAATGATCGAGGAAGAAGGCATCGCCGATCGCGGTACCTTCGTGATCGACCCGGAAGGCCGCATCCAGATCGTTGAGATCAATGCCGGTGGTATCGGCCGCGACGCTCAGGACCTGCTGCGCAAGATCAAGGCCGCTCAGTACGTCGCCGCCCACCCGGGTGAAGTCTGCCCGGCCAAGTGGAAAGAGGGTGAAGAAACTCTGGCGCCCTCCCTGGACCTCGTCGGCAAGATCTAA
- a CDS encoding exopolysaccharide biosynthesis protein codes for MKSQPPEMQEEIRNLTQLLFQLEQGTRAQDRVSLAQVLEALGQRSFAPLLLVAGLILFSPLSGIPGVPTLMGLLILLTSVQMLMLRRHLWLPQWLLRKSIAGPRFHRALQWLQRPAAFIDRWLRPRLPALVHRVGTYLTALLCTAIAAALPVMELLPFSATIAGLALTAFGLALVAQDGLVALLALAVMGSLAGVAMLAWV; via the coding sequence ATGAAATCGCAGCCCCCGGAAATGCAGGAAGAAATCAGGAACCTGACACAACTGCTGTTTCAGCTGGAGCAAGGAACCCGTGCGCAGGATCGCGTGTCTCTCGCGCAGGTCCTTGAGGCACTGGGGCAGCGTTCTTTTGCCCCCTTGTTGCTGGTAGCCGGGCTCATCCTGTTTTCACCGCTGTCTGGTATCCCCGGCGTCCCCACGCTGATGGGGCTTCTGATACTGCTCACCTCGGTGCAGATGCTGATGCTGCGGCGCCACCTGTGGCTACCGCAATGGCTGTTGAGGAAATCCATCGCCGGCCCCCGCTTCCATCGGGCCCTGCAGTGGCTGCAACGCCCGGCCGCGTTCATCGACCGCTGGCTGCGACCCCGCCTGCCCGCACTGGTGCATCGCGTGGGGACTTACCTCACCGCGCTGCTGTGCACGGCGATCGCGGCGGCACTGCCGGTGATGGAGCTACTGCCCTTCTCAGCCACCATCGCCGGGCTGGCACTGACCGCATTCGGGCTGGCGCTGGTTGCTCAGGACGGACTGGTTGCGCTGCTCGCCCTGGCCGTGATGGGCTCTCTGGCCGGGGTGGCGATGCTGGCGTGGGTCTGA